The following coding sequences are from one Lolium rigidum isolate FL_2022 chromosome 6, APGP_CSIRO_Lrig_0.1, whole genome shotgun sequence window:
- the LOC124662703 gene encoding uncharacterized protein LOC124662703 — translation MAAGPVNKKVRALGTEGWSKWSSLQDDLVRRIANSFLASNDLDHYMCLRAVCPSWRSATDDPKDNASDPVFHPLRWIVLDEVFQGDDDVRILLNTHTGRFLHKKLPLLREYYAVATTPSGFFVLAEKTPPHRARVFNPLTGCLTCFPWPVPLEAGVAQVGRDDGLFCLYFLGGSSRKFYTAVPEIESAFSRDCQQEVYNTFRDVVLAGAYPQYISAPALAAAFVPLSDLLSSHSDFVKFLSSALPEYDVNNIRFRCYVVGLAAQVFLHVEMEGRRPIVFKMNTEIGKIEPVESVGTFTIFIGCHRCLTVDADKFPAIEANCVYYTQHSGSLAHICKYNLSDKKVERLSEVAEFVKEDKQFVLVAARPFTIIQLLCSYTINRRDSELALQQMVQGAEQSCSNFVDGDLDG, via the coding sequence ATGGCGGCCGGGCCTGTCAACAAGAAAGTTCGGGCCCTGGGGACTGAAGGCTGGTCCAAATGGTCCTCGCTCCAGGACGACCTTGTCcgccgcatcgccaactccttccttGCCTCCAACGACCTCGACCACTACATGTGCCTCCGTGCCGTCTGCCCCAGCTGGCGCTCCGCCACCGATGACCCCAAGGATAACGCCTCCGACCCCGTTTTCCACCCGCTCCGGTGGATCGTCCTCGACGAGGTATTCCAAGGGGACGATGACGTGCGGATTCTGTTGAACACCCACACCGGGCGCTTCCTGCACAAAAAGCTGCCCCTGCTCCGTGAATACTATGCCGTGGCCACCACCCCCAGCGGATTCTTCGTCTTGGCAGAGAAGACCCCTCCTCACAGAGCTCGTGTCTTCAACCCTCTCACCGGCTGCTTGACCTGTTTCCCATGGCCGGTGCCCCTCGAGGCGGGGGTCGCCCAGGTCGGCCGTGATGACGGCTTGTTCTGCCTCTATTTTCTTGGTGGCTCGTCTCGCAAATTTTACACGGCCGTTCCGGAAATTGAAAGTGCCTTCTCTAGAGACTGTCAGCAAGAAGTTTACAATACTTTCCGGGATGTAGTCCTAGCTGGTGCCTACCCACAATACATCTCTGCACCGGCGTTGGCTGCTGCATTTGTTCCGCTATCCGATCTTCTGAGTTCTCATTCTGATTTTGTCAAGTTTTTATCGAGTGCTCTTCCTGAATATGATGTAAACAACATCCGGTTCCGGTGTTATGTAGTGGGTTTGGCTGCACAAGTTTTTCTGCACGTCGAAATGGAAGGAAGAAGGCCCATTGTGTTCAAGATGAACACCGAGATAGGCAAGATTGAGCCTGTCGAGAGCGTTGGCACATTTACCATCTTCATTGGTTGCCACAGGTGCTTGACTGTGGATGCTGATAAGTTCCCTGCGATTGAGGCAAACTGCGTCTACTACACACAACACTCGGGTTCGTTGGCTCACATCTGCAAGTACAACCTCAGTGACAAGAAAGTAGAGAGGCTCTCTGAAGTTGCCGAATTCGTGAAGGAGGACAAGCAGTTTGTCCTCGTCGCTGCCCGTCCTTTCACGATCATCCAGCTTCTCTGCAGCTACACAATCAACCGAAGGGATTCTGAACTGGCCTTGCAACAAATGGTACAAGGCGCCGAGCAATCTTGTTCCAACTTTGTGGATGGTGATCTTGATGGCTGA